A stretch of the Nicotiana tabacum cultivar K326 chromosome 6, ASM71507v2, whole genome shotgun sequence genome encodes the following:
- the LOC107815259 gene encoding pectinesterase/pectinesterase inhibitor U1-like (The RefSeq protein has 1 substitution compared to this genomic sequence), translating into MLDSGKNVNFSKGKKKLFLTVVASVLLVAAVIGVVVGVKFRSNNSDDHADIQAITSAAHAIVKSACENTLHPELCYSTIASVSDFSKKVTSQKDVIELSLNITCRAVQHNFFKVEKLIKTRKGLKPREKVALHDCLETIDETLDELHTAIKDLELYPNKKSLKAHADDLKTLISSAITNQETCLDGFSHDDADKKVRKALLKGQKHVEKMCSNALAMICNMTDTDIANEQKLKGTTTNRKLREDNSEWPEWLSAGDRRLLQSSTVRPDVVVAADGSGNFKTVSEAVAKAPEKSSKRYVIRIKAGVYRENVDVPKKKTNIMFMGDGRSNTIITGSRNVKDGSTTFHSATVAAVGEKFLARDITFQNTAGAAKHQAVALRVGSDLSAFYRCDILAYQDSLYVHSNRQYFVQCLIAGTVDFIFGNAAAVLQNCDIHARRPGSGQKNMVTAQGRSDPNQNTGIVIQKCRIGATSDLRPVQKSFPTYLGRPWKEYSRTVIMQSSITDVINSAGWHEWNGNFALNTLFYGEYQNTGAGAGTSGRVKWKGFKVITSATEAQAYTPGRFIAGGSWLSSTGFPFSLGL; encoded by the exons ATGTTGGATTCCGGCAAGAACGTTAATTTTTCCAAAGGAAAAAAGAAACTATTCTTGACCGTCGTTGCCTCAGTCCTACTCGTTGCAGCAGTTATCGGAGTAGTTGTCGGTGTAAAATTCCGTTCAAATAACTCCGACGACCACGCAGACATACAGGCCATTACCTCTGCAGCTCATGCCATTGTAAAATCTGCGTGTGAAAACACCCTGCACCCCGAATTATGTTACTCTACAATTGCAAGtgtttcagatttctccaaaaaAGTAACTAGCCAAAAAGACGTGATTGAGTTGTCCTTGAATATCACCTGCAGGGCCGTCCAACACAACTTTTTTAAGGTCGAAAAACTCATCAAAACAAGAAAAG GTCTAAAGCCACGAGAAAAGGTTGCGTTGCACGATTGCCTTGAGACAATAGACGAGACTCTCGACGAACTCCACACGGCCATAAAAGACCTCGAGCTATATCCCAACAAAAAGTCTCTGAAAGCCCACGCAGATGACCTTAAAACTCTAATAAGTTCAGCAATTACTAACCAAGAGACTTGCCTTGACGGTTTCTCTCACGACGACGCCGATAAAAAGGTTCGCAAAGCTTTGCTGAAAGGTCAAAAGCACGTAGAAAAAATGTGCAGTAATGCTTTAGCTATGATTTGTAATATGACCGATACAGACATTGCTAATGAGCAGAAGTTGAAGGGTACCACTACTAACAG GAAGTTGAGAGAGGACAATAGTGAGTGGCCGGAGTGGTTGTCTGCTGGGGACAGAAGATTGCTGCAGTCCTCGACGGTGAGGCCCGACGTGGTTGTGGCGGCGGACGGAAGCGGAAATTTCAAGACGGTGTCGGAGGCGGTAGCAAAAGCACCAGAGAAGAGCAGCAAGAGGTATGTAATAAGGATAAAAGCTGGTGTTTACAGGGAGAATGTAGATGTGCCGAAGAAGAAGACAAATATTATGTTTATGGGAGATGGAAGAAGCAATACTATTATTACAGGAAGTAGAAATGTGAAAGATGGTAGCACTACTTTCCACTCCGCCACTGTTG CTGCGGTAGGTGAAAAATTCTTGGCCCGAGACATAACTTTCCAAAACACTGCAGGGGCCGCAAAACACCAAGCCGTAGCACTTCGCGTGGGGTCTGATTTGTCCGCTTTCTATAGATGTGACATTTTAGCCTATCAAGACTCTCTCTACGTTCACTCCAATCGTCAATATTTTGTTCAGTGTTTAATTGCGGGCACTGTTGATTTTATTTTCGGCAATGCTGCTGCTGTTTTACAAGACTGTGATATTCATGCCCGGCGTCCTGGTTCGGGTCAGAAGAATATGGTCACAGCCCAAGGAAGATCTGACCCGAACCAGAACACTGGAATTGTGATCCAGAAATGTAGAATTGGTGCAACGTCTGATTTGAGACCAGTTCAGAAGAGTTTCCCCACGTATCTTGGACGGCCATGGAAAGAATATTCTAGGACTGTGATTATGCAATCGTCAATTACTGATGTGATTAATTCTGCTGGATGGCATGAATGGAATGGGAATTTTGCGCTTAATACTTTGTTTTATGGCGAGTATCAAAATACTGGGGCAGGAGCTGGGACCTCAGGAAGAGTTAAATGGAAAGGGTTTAAGGTCATTACAAGTGCAACTGAGGCTCAAGCTTATACTCCTGGTAGATTCATTGCTGGAGGTAGTTGGTTGAGCTCCACTGGCTTCCCTTTTTCTCTTGGTCTCTGA